One window from the genome of Dyadobacter sp. CECT 9275 encodes:
- a CDS encoding efflux RND transporter periplasmic adaptor subunit encodes MKKKLLVIGAVILIGFLIGYRLVANKAKIDEKNKMPENKNTSIPVTVSVVAEANADQQLTRTGSLIPFKQADIMATSAGKVISVKYELGSYVKKGATVVSVDSRLKELTLQATELNINKLKKDTDRYSKLLAGNAATEIQVNDTKYNYENALNQAEQIKQQISDATVEAPISGRIIKKNIEPGEYVNVGTSLGTILDVSRLKVQVMISENDVYKLKEGQHVKVKTDIYPDKTIDGTISYIAPQGDESHNYPVELVITNSDQLRAGTFVTVSFPQKSAQKTLQIPRSALVESIRNPYVYVVEGKIARQRKIEVGRELGDNIEVLSGLATGETVITSGQINLSEGAAVQVTK; translated from the coding sequence ATGAAAAAGAAATTATTAGTAATAGGTGCTGTGATACTGATTGGTTTCCTGATCGGATACCGGCTGGTTGCAAACAAAGCCAAAATTGATGAAAAAAATAAGATGCCGGAAAACAAGAATACCAGCATTCCGGTGACGGTTTCGGTGGTGGCCGAGGCGAACGCCGACCAGCAGCTGACACGTACCGGCAGCCTGATTCCTTTTAAACAGGCGGATATTATGGCGACTTCTGCCGGTAAGGTGATTTCTGTGAAGTATGAGCTGGGTAGTTATGTAAAAAAAGGTGCTACGGTTGTCAGCGTTGACAGCCGTTTGAAAGAGCTTACTCTCCAGGCTACGGAATTGAATATCAATAAACTGAAAAAAGATACCGACCGCTACTCCAAACTGCTGGCGGGTAATGCGGCAACTGAGATTCAGGTTAACGATACTAAGTATAACTATGAAAATGCATTGAATCAGGCTGAGCAAATCAAACAGCAGATCAGTGATGCGACGGTGGAGGCACCCATCAGTGGAAGGATCATTAAAAAGAACATTGAGCCCGGGGAATATGTGAATGTAGGTACTTCGCTGGGTACTATTCTTGATGTATCCCGCCTTAAAGTACAGGTCATGATCAGTGAAAATGATGTTTACAAGTTGAAGGAAGGGCAGCATGTGAAGGTGAAAACGGATATTTACCCTGACAAAACCATTGACGGTACCATTTCATATATTGCTCCCCAGGGCGATGAGTCCCATAACTACCCGGTTGAGCTGGTAATCACCAACTCGGATCAACTGCGTGCCGGAACATTTGTTACTGTATCATTCCCTCAGAAATCCGCCCAAAAAACTTTGCAGATACCCCGGAGTGCACTGGTGGAAAGCATCCGTAATCCATACGTGTATGTGGTAGAAGGAAAGATCGCCCGTCAGCGTAAGATTGAAGTGGGACGTGAACTTGGAGATAATATTGAAGTACTGTCTGGACTGGCGACCGGTGAAACCGTTATCACCAGCGGGCAGATTAATTTGAGCGAGGGTGCTGCGGTTCAGGTAACCAAATAG
- a CDS encoding MarR family winged helix-turn-helix transcriptional regulator has translation MNVTSLNNDGQAGRQEMKDTLQFKLGNVTRLVFKKMNSELVQEGIPVMAEQVPILMVVYFKEHDITQQDIANVLQKDKAGIQRSVQTLTKDGFLRIESDIEDKRKNIISLTASGKFVCEKIQALAISFNNQIMEHFTEEERITFLSFLNRVAGIIEK, from the coding sequence ATGAATGTTACATCCCTAAATAATGATGGCCAGGCAGGCAGGCAGGAAATGAAGGACACACTTCAATTTAAACTCGGCAATGTTACCCGGCTTGTATTTAAGAAAATGAATTCGGAGCTGGTACAGGAAGGAATTCCGGTAATGGCAGAGCAGGTACCTATCCTTATGGTAGTATATTTCAAAGAACACGATATTACCCAGCAGGACATTGCAAACGTACTTCAGAAGGATAAAGCAGGTATACAGCGTTCTGTGCAAACATTGACGAAGGATGGATTTCTCCGGATAGAAAGTGACATAGAGGATAAAAGAAAGAATATCATTTCGCTTACAGCCAGTGGTAAGTTTGTTTGTGAGAAAATTCAGGCACTGGCAATCAGCTTTAATAATCAGATCATGGAGCATTTTACCGAAGAGGAGCGCATCACTTTTTTGTCCTTTCTGAACAGAGTTGCAGGCATTATTGAAAAATAA
- a CDS encoding efflux RND transporter permease subunit, which yields MSITEVAVKRPLFITVVFTVLILFGLISYNQLSYNLLPKFEANVVSVMTTYRGAGADEVETNVTKHIEDAVSAIEGLDQINSTSQEGVSSVIIQLKQGISVDLAQQEAQRKVEQVISLLPDDADRPVINKFSTDEIPVLRMGVTADLSPSELYDLIDDKLKPQLSNVAGVGQVTVIGGSERQIQVNISQDKLKGYRLSIGQVANAINSANTSYPAGQVKTQEDQLSIRFDAKLTTVENLRNIIIGRSASGGQVFLKDVAEVFDGVADATAVNHINGRPSVALQIQKQSDANAVEVSKFTRERLTNLEKQYQSVNLKFNIASDQSIYTLASADAVVFDLGLAVMIVSVVMLLFLHSFRSSMFILVALPSSMIPTFILMNVLGFSLNLMTLMALSLVVGILVDDSIVVLENINRHMEMGKSKFRAALDGRSEIGFTALAITLVDVVVFVPLALTSGLIGNILREFSLVVVFSTLMSLMVSFTLTPLLASRFGKVEVLDKNSLWGKLNIGFENFLDRIKEEYGKLLTWVLGHKRYIFLLSMILIVGSIALVPGGYIGAAFMQQSDRGELAVTLELAPTVSIYQTNQLTQKVEKILLEKKEVTKVFTNVGYSSNGLGTTSNSNLASLTVQLVDKKDRAFSAEEFGTKIQKEILQIPGVKVTVAPTSITGNANQAPIQVAVKGTDMAVIRKTAAQVKDIVASIPGSSNVDYSVDDPKPEIGVTLDREKMSQLGINASEVGIALQTAFRGDDRSKFKQNGKEYDIMISLDKFDRSRADDIRHLTFVNANGQTFELSQFATIKEGMGESVLERIDRLSSITINSQVVGRPSGSIGADIQKKMETFKLPEGVSIEYRGDLKNQADAFGSLGMALILGIVLIYLIMVALYESLVYPFVVLFSIPVALVGALTALALAMESLTIFSIVGMIMLLGLVAKNAILIVDFTNQLKEEGHGLKEALVEAGKERLRPILMTTIAMIAGMLPIALASGDGAEVKNGMAWVIIGGLTSSLLLTLLLVPSVYYVVDKIKERLTRRSGRKKEELMLEV from the coding sequence ATGTCAATTACAGAAGTAGCCGTAAAAAGACCGCTCTTCATCACGGTAGTATTCACAGTGCTGATACTATTTGGATTGATCAGCTATAATCAATTGTCTTACAATCTTTTGCCGAAATTTGAAGCAAACGTTGTGAGCGTCATGACAACCTATCGCGGTGCGGGTGCCGATGAGGTTGAAACCAATGTTACCAAACACATCGAAGATGCGGTGTCGGCTATTGAAGGCCTTGACCAGATCAACTCTACTTCGCAGGAAGGGGTTTCATCGGTGATTATTCAATTGAAGCAGGGTATCAGTGTGGATCTTGCACAGCAGGAGGCACAGCGGAAAGTGGAGCAGGTGATCTCTCTGTTGCCAGATGATGCAGACCGTCCTGTGATCAATAAATTCTCTACCGACGAAATTCCGGTATTGAGGATGGGGGTTACGGCGGACCTTTCGCCTTCGGAACTGTATGATCTGATCGACGATAAATTGAAACCGCAGCTTTCCAATGTTGCGGGTGTGGGCCAGGTGACGGTGATTGGTGGAAGTGAGCGTCAGATTCAGGTCAATATTAGCCAGGATAAGTTAAAAGGATACAGGCTTTCGATCGGGCAGGTAGCCAATGCGATCAATAGCGCAAATACTTCATACCCGGCCGGTCAGGTAAAAACCCAGGAGGATCAGCTTTCCATCCGGTTTGATGCCAAGCTGACAACCGTGGAAAATCTTCGCAATATCATCATTGGACGTTCTGCAAGTGGCGGCCAGGTTTTCCTGAAAGATGTTGCCGAAGTTTTTGACGGAGTGGCCGATGCTACCGCCGTAAACCATATCAACGGCCGGCCTTCCGTTGCTTTGCAGATTCAGAAACAGTCGGACGCCAATGCAGTGGAGGTAAGTAAGTTCACCAGAGAGCGGCTGACCAATCTGGAAAAGCAATATCAATCTGTTAATCTGAAATTTAATATTGCCTCAGATCAGTCGATCTATACGCTGGCTTCTGCTGATGCGGTTGTTTTTGACCTTGGGCTGGCGGTTATGATCGTGTCGGTTGTCATGCTTCTTTTCCTGCACAGTTTCAGAAGTTCCATGTTCATTTTGGTGGCGCTGCCATCTTCCATGATTCCGACCTTTATCCTGATGAATGTACTGGGTTTTTCGCTTAATCTGATGACCCTCATGGCCCTTTCACTTGTGGTGGGTATCCTGGTGGATGATTCCATCGTGGTACTGGAAAATATTAACCGCCATATGGAAATGGGGAAAAGCAAATTCAGGGCAGCCCTGGACGGACGGAGCGAAATTGGATTTACCGCTCTGGCTATCACCCTGGTAGACGTGGTGGTGTTTGTGCCCCTTGCGCTTACTTCCGGGCTGATCGGCAATATCTTGCGTGAGTTTTCACTGGTGGTTGTTTTCTCAACACTAATGAGCCTGATGGTATCTTTTACGCTCACGCCTTTGCTTGCATCCCGCTTCGGGAAAGTGGAGGTCCTGGATAAAAACAGCCTGTGGGGAAAACTGAATATCGGTTTTGAAAATTTTCTGGATCGTATTAAAGAGGAATATGGTAAGCTGCTCACCTGGGTACTTGGCCATAAAAGATACATTTTCCTGTTATCCATGATCCTGATCGTCGGCTCCATTGCGCTTGTGCCGGGAGGATATATTGGTGCAGCCTTTATGCAGCAAAGTGATCGGGGTGAACTTGCCGTAACCCTCGAACTTGCCCCCACGGTTTCAATTTATCAGACCAACCAGCTCACTCAAAAAGTTGAGAAGATATTGCTGGAGAAGAAGGAGGTAACCAAGGTATTCACCAATGTCGGTTACAGCAGCAATGGGCTGGGGACCACCTCAAACAGTAACCTGGCCAGCTTGACCGTTCAGTTGGTTGATAAAAAGGACAGAGCGTTTTCAGCGGAGGAATTCGGTACCAAAATTCAGAAGGAGATCCTCCAGATACCCGGTGTAAAAGTGACCGTTGCGCCTACTTCTATCACGGGAAATGCCAACCAGGCACCTATCCAGGTGGCCGTAAAAGGTACGGACATGGCCGTGATCCGTAAAACAGCTGCGCAGGTTAAAGATATCGTAGCTTCTATCCCGGGATCATCCAATGTGGATTATTCCGTAGATGACCCCAAACCTGAAATTGGCGTGACGCTGGACCGTGAAAAAATGTCACAACTGGGTATCAACGCCTCCGAGGTGGGTATTGCGCTGCAAACGGCTTTCCGCGGTGATGACCGTTCCAAGTTCAAGCAAAACGGTAAGGAGTATGATATCATGATCAGCCTCGATAAATTTGATCGCTCCCGGGCAGATGACATCCGGCACCTGACCTTTGTAAATGCGAACGGACAGACTTTTGAGCTTTCACAATTTGCTACCATTAAGGAAGGGATGGGAGAAAGTGTACTTGAACGTATCGACAGGCTTTCGTCCATTACCATCAATTCCCAGGTTGTTGGCCGTCCGTCAGGGTCGATCGGTGCTGATATCCAGAAGAAAATGGAGACTTTCAAGCTCCCTGAGGGCGTGAGTATTGAATACCGCGGAGATCTTAAGAACCAGGCCGATGCCTTTGGCAGCCTTGGGATGGCACTTATTTTGGGTATTGTGCTGATATACCTTATTATGGTAGCACTTTACGAGAGTCTGGTATATCCCTTTGTGGTACTTTTCTCCATTCCCGTTGCGCTGGTTGGTGCACTCACCGCTCTCGCTCTGGCCATGGAAAGCCTCACCATATTCTCAATCGTGGGTATGATCATGTTACTGGGGCTGGTTGCTAAAAATGCGATTTTAATTGTGGATTTCACCAACCAGTTAAAAGAAGAGGGCCACGGTCTTAAAGAAGCGTTGGTGGAAGCAGGAAAGGAACGTCTGAGGCCCATACTCATGACAACCATTGCGATGATCGCCGGGATGTTGCCGATAGCCCTGGCTTCCGGTGACGGAGCCGAAGTGAAAAATGGTATGGCCTGGGTTATTATTGGAGGCTTAACAAGCTCGCTGCTGC
- a CDS encoding TolC family protein: MKTNRIIAILGLLTLGNLAHAQTRLSLKECINYGLKNNSNVKMAQYKEGVAAQQSREALSGYLPQVNATGMLDDNIKLQSTVIPAGVFGSTEDRRITLGSKYSSNISAQADQVLFDQALLTGLKANKPNIENAALNAQKVKENIIYNVANNYYQVFVTNQQIALLKDNLDKTQKILAVLQLQLDNGVIKKVDFDRTQVSLNNIKSQLTLAESNLTLAQNQLKFQMGMPMNEQIELTDNPLNKPFQVFEPGVFDPSNLTDFKTQQVNMQLQGIEKDRIRAGYLPKVSVYGRYGFQALGNNLGDSWGNWFSFGAIGLKLTIPIFDSFKRDAQYKQADLNLMTQNEQLKLNVQNYELQNHNATTQLQKARLNLSSDENNVSLAKEVYDVTSLQYKEGTVPLSDLLNAETSYKEAQSNYINSMLSYYQAQLSIEQSQGTLLSFLSELP; the protein is encoded by the coding sequence ATGAAAACGAATAGGATTATTGCAATCCTGGGTTTATTGACCCTCGGCAATCTGGCCCATGCCCAAACCAGGTTGAGTTTAAAGGAATGTATCAATTACGGGCTCAAGAATAACAGTAATGTTAAAATGGCACAGTACAAGGAAGGAGTAGCTGCGCAGCAGTCGCGGGAGGCCCTTTCCGGCTACCTGCCGCAGGTGAACGCCACGGGTATGCTGGACGACAATATCAAGCTGCAGTCGACGGTAATTCCTGCTGGCGTTTTCGGTTCTACCGAAGACCGCCGTATCACCCTGGGCAGTAAGTATTCGTCCAATATATCAGCCCAGGCAGACCAGGTACTGTTTGATCAGGCACTTCTTACAGGTTTGAAAGCCAACAAGCCGAATATTGAAAATGCGGCTCTGAATGCTCAGAAAGTAAAAGAAAACATCATTTACAATGTGGCTAACAATTACTATCAGGTATTTGTAACCAATCAGCAGATCGCTCTTTTAAAAGATAATCTTGACAAAACACAGAAAATCCTGGCTGTGTTGCAGTTGCAACTGGATAATGGGGTGATCAAAAAAGTGGACTTTGACAGAACCCAAGTGAGCCTTAACAACATTAAGTCGCAGCTTACCCTGGCAGAAAGCAATCTGACGCTGGCACAGAATCAATTGAAATTTCAGATGGGTATGCCCATGAATGAACAAATTGAACTGACGGACAATCCGCTTAACAAACCATTTCAGGTATTTGAGCCGGGTGTTTTTGATCCTTCCAATCTCACTGATTTTAAAACGCAGCAGGTCAATATGCAACTGCAGGGTATCGAAAAAGACAGGATCCGTGCTGGGTATCTGCCAAAGGTATCCGTTTATGGGCGGTATGGTTTCCAGGCGCTGGGGAATAACCTGGGAGATTCATGGGGTAACTGGTTCAGTTTTGGGGCAATCGGCCTTAAGCTGACCATTCCGATCTTCGACAGCTTTAAAAGGGATGCACAGTACAAACAGGCCGATCTGAACCTGATGACCCAAAATGAGCAACTGAAGTTGAATGTGCAGAACTATGAATTACAAAATCATAATGCAACCACTCAGCTCCAGAAGGCCCGATTGAATTTGTCGAGCGATGAAAATAATGTTAGCCTCGCCAAAGAGGTTTACGACGTAACGTCCCTGCAGTATAAGGAAGGTACCGTTCCGCTGTCAGATCTGCTGAATGCAGAGACCTCCTACAAGGAGGCGCAGAGTAATTACATCAATTCGATGCTGAGCTATTATCAGGCACAGCTGAGTATCGAGCAGTCTCAGGGAACCTTGTTATCCTTTTTGTCTGAGTTGCCATAA